The region CTCGCTCGACGCAACACCGAACATGGAAGTGGGTTGGGAATTTACCGCTGGGTCATTGAGCGATCCATCAGTTGGCTACATCAATTTCGACGCTTACGGGTTCGCTATGAACGACGCGATGACATCCACGAAGCGTTCATGATACTCGGGTGCATCGTCATCTGCGGCTACTTCCTCTAATGTTCTTTTTGTTAGATGCTCTAAAGTATCCGGATGAACCAAGGCATACCATAGGACATAGGCACTCGTGTGAGTAGAAAGTAAATGAAGATAGTCCGTGGATGTGTGCGAGTGGATATGCAACTTATAAACGCAA is a window of Planctomycetia bacterium DNA encoding:
- a CDS encoding transposase codes for the protein LARRNTEHGSGLGIYRWVIERSISWLHQFRRLRVRYERRDDIHEAFMILGCIVICGYFL